A region of the Stieleria neptunia genome:
TTGGGCGTTCAGATCAAGATGCTCGGCTGCGGTGTGAAAAAATCGGCGGGTGGCCTCGAAAGCTCTCATCGTGATCGCCCGGATGGTGTGATGAAGGGGATGCGCATCAAGTGTAGCTTGGGTTGGAGCGTGTTGCCGAGTCAGGCCGCGGCACGGCGGGCCTGCTTGCGACGTTTTTCGTCTTGGCGGATCGCGATCACACGCCGCTTGATGTCGACTTCGGCGGGAAGCCACTGGGAAAGGCTTCCGGTCTTAAAATACTCTTCGGCCAGCGCCCGGACCGACCGCGACTGCACGTGCCGCCTGACCCGTTTTTTCCAAACCGCGATCGGGGCTCGGAGCGTCGCGCCGATCAGTGCCCACCCGCAGCGGCATTCCGGGATCGGGTATCCGGTGTACGATTCGGCCTCCTCGGCCGCCCGATCCAGGACCAGGCTGACCGCGGTGATCGCCAAACAGAAGAGTTCCGCCAGAGACGTGACGGTGTGTTCGTCGAGCCCCTGGCAGGGGTCTCGCACGCCGTCGTGAAAACGATAGTGCCGGATCAGCCGATCGGAATGCCCGTTGGCATGATGCGCCAGATGCATCATCAGCGAACCCAGCCAACCGGGGCCGTCGGCGAGTTGAATCACGGCG
Encoded here:
- a CDS encoding zinc dependent phospholipase C family protein, which translates into the protein MTNRLHAIIRRTHCLGTHHRFAIDALPMIRSEAGKRFTAWLLYYHRSFLRGAIDPDIRFRDYQNHILHVRDGDWGGAPRVAHQWYNRLQKYLRAERFRDAAHAAGVLSHYITDMAQPLHTTSNEREALIHRPLEWSVDQSYDRIRQKWHDDQINAVIQLADGPGWLGSLMMHLAHHANGHSDRLIRHYRFHDGVRDPCQGLDEHTVTSLAELFCLAITAVSLVLDRAAEEAESYTGYPIPECRCGWALIGATLRAPIAVWKKRVRRHVQSRSVRALAEEYFKTGSLSQWLPAEVDIKRRVIAIRQDEKRRKQARRAAA